Proteins found in one Candidatus Dadabacteria bacterium genomic segment:
- the xseA gene encoding exodeoxyribonuclease VII large subunit — MRDPASNAPLPRDLLGEPTLTVSGVNALIGSAVRGAAGGMFWVEGEITDFTAHGSGHWYFSLKDEKAEIRAVCWKSATHRIGFLPENGMAALCRCSADFYERRGSVNLSVTAIEPKGAGAKAKALRLLLEKLEKEGLFAPERKKPVPFLCARIGVAAAPEGAALADIIKVAQSRFPNVSVTVSPCLVQGPAAPDAIARALARFKPANVDVVILARGGGSDEDLSAFNTEIVARAVAACPFPVISAVGHETDVTASDLAADVRAATPSEAAEIAVPVKGEAVRRLDELASRLGGELRSAVSFAGMETDNIADALFRSAENRLSEAGHLLSAAALRLDGLSPLAILGRGYSVAAKGGRTITDSAALSAGDDIEIRFSKGAADAQVRRTR; from the coding sequence TTGAGAGACCCGGCCTCAAACGCGCCGCTTCCGCGAGACCTGCTGGGCGAGCCCACCCTTACCGTCAGCGGGGTAAACGCGCTCATCGGTTCAGCGGTCAGAGGCGCGGCGGGCGGAATGTTCTGGGTTGAGGGCGAGATAACGGACTTCACCGCACACGGGAGCGGCCACTGGTATTTTTCTCTGAAAGACGAAAAGGCGGAGATTCGCGCCGTCTGCTGGAAGTCCGCAACGCACAGGATAGGCTTTCTGCCCGAAAACGGCATGGCGGCGCTCTGCCGCTGCTCCGCGGATTTCTATGAACGGCGCGGCTCGGTCAACCTTTCGGTAACCGCGATTGAGCCGAAGGGGGCGGGCGCAAAGGCGAAGGCGCTGCGGCTGCTGCTTGAAAAACTGGAAAAAGAGGGGCTCTTTGCCCCCGAAAGAAAAAAGCCCGTTCCGTTTCTCTGCGCGAGGATAGGGGTCGCCGCCGCGCCCGAAGGGGCCGCCCTTGCCGACATAATCAAAGTGGCGCAAAGCAGGTTTCCCAACGTGTCCGTAACCGTCTCGCCGTGCCTCGTGCAGGGCCCCGCCGCCCCGGACGCCATCGCCCGCGCCCTTGCCCGGTTCAAACCCGCAAATGTTGACGTGGTCATCCTCGCCCGGGGCGGCGGCTCCGATGAAGACCTTTCCGCCTTTAATACGGAGATTGTCGCCCGCGCCGTTGCCGCCTGCCCGTTTCCGGTCATATCGGCGGTGGGCCACGAGACGGACGTTACGGCGTCAGACCTTGCCGCGGACGTTCGCGCCGCCACGCCGTCCGAGGCGGCGGAGATTGCCGTGCCGGTCAAAGGCGAGGCGGTCCGGCGGCTTGACGAACTGGCGTCCCGCCTCGGCGGGGAACTGCGCTCCGCCGTTTCCTTTGCGGGAATGGAAACCGACAACATTGCGGACGCTCTTTTCCGCTCGGCGGAAAACCGCCTTTCCGAAGCCGGCCATCTCCTCTCCGCCGCCGCCCTGCGCCTTGACGGCCTCAGCCCGCTCGCCATTTTAGGGCGCGGTTATTCGGTGGCCGCAAAGGGCGGCAGGACGATCACCGATTCGGCGGCCCTCTCCGCCGGAGACGACATTGAAATCCGTTTCTCAAAAGGCGCGGCGGACGCGCAAGTCAGGCGGACGCGTTAA
- a CDS encoding DUF971 domain-containing protein produces MKPKKSLTPSSVSEFSDTALMVEWEDGHASIFAYEDLRLACPCAACRRIRGKSRTGKIPVKPDGGIRPANMERVGHYAVRFKWSDGHDTGIYTFEFLRENCPCEECVNASA; encoded by the coding sequence ATGAAGCCCAAAAAAAGTTTGACGCCCTCATCGGTCTCGGAATTCAGCGACACCGCCCTTATGGTTGAGTGGGAGGACGGGCACGCGAGCATTTTCGCCTATGAAGACCTGCGGCTTGCGTGCCCGTGCGCCGCCTGCCGCCGCATCCGGGGAAAAAGCCGGACGGGGAAAATTCCGGTCAAGCCGGACGGTGGCATCAGACCGGCAAACATGGAGCGCGTGGGGCATTACGCCGTCCGGTTCAAGTGGAGCGACGGGCATGACACGGGCATTTACACCTTTGAGTTTCTGCGGGAAAACTGCCCGTGTGAAGAGTGCGTTAACGCGTCCGCCTGA